A single window of Triplophysa dalaica isolate WHDGS20190420 chromosome 14, ASM1584641v1, whole genome shotgun sequence DNA harbors:
- the fbxo36a gene encoding F-box only protein 36a isoform X1, with protein sequence MYRNGVDFAVVMATAERPKMAFLLDEILFETYGQGPSPSKDFYQLVITQKEVIWRWWKISIRGVFRGTPPGEIKQSHIEFVEDTTFQKQLDVVFGPKSLEYTLSLCRGHFEYLVRLPDQLLLNILSYLPLQDIGHISQTSSRFRKLCNSDEFWKKTMLSYFDVITEDMELLVKAMGWKKLFMFYYSQEHECNVTCLTENKPNPAASP encoded by the exons at GTACAGGAACGGTGTGGACTTCGCCGTTGTCATGGCAACCGCCGAGCGTCCAAAAATGGCGTTTCTGCTGGATGAAATACTGTTTGAAACCTATGGACAAGGTCCATCTCCCTCTAAAGACTTCTACCAACTTGTTATCACACAAAAGGAG GTTATATGGAGGTGGTGGAAGATTTCAATCCGGGGTGTGTTCAGAGGGACACCACCAGGAGAGATAAAACAGTCCCACATTGAATTTGTAGAGGATACAACATTCCAGA AGCAGTTAGATGTTGTGTTTGGACCCAAAAGTTTGGAATACACATTGTCTCTGTGCCGAGGACATTTTGAATATCTGGTGCGGTTACCTGACCAGCTACTCCTTAACATCCTTTCATACCTGCCCCTCCAGGATATCGGTCACATCAGCCAAACTTCAAGCAGGTTTAGGAAG ctGTGTAACTCAGATGAGTTTTGGAAAAAGACCATGCTGAGTTATTTTGACGTGATAACTGAAGACATGGAGTTGCTGGTAAAGGCCATGGGCTGGAAGAAGCTCTTCATGTTTTACTACAGTCAAGAACATGAATGCAATGTGACCTGTCTGACAGAAAATAAACCCAATCCTGCTGCATCTCCATGA
- the fbxo36a gene encoding F-box only protein 36a isoform X2 — MATAERPKMAFLLDEILFETYGQGPSPSKDFYQLVITQKEVIWRWWKISIRGVFRGTPPGEIKQSHIEFVEDTTFQKQLDVVFGPKSLEYTLSLCRGHFEYLVRLPDQLLLNILSYLPLQDIGHISQTSSRFRKLCNSDEFWKKTMLSYFDVITEDMELLVKAMGWKKLFMFYYSQEHECNVTCLTENKPNPAASP; from the exons ATGGCAACCGCCGAGCGTCCAAAAATGGCGTTTCTGCTGGATGAAATACTGTTTGAAACCTATGGACAAGGTCCATCTCCCTCTAAAGACTTCTACCAACTTGTTATCACACAAAAGGAG GTTATATGGAGGTGGTGGAAGATTTCAATCCGGGGTGTGTTCAGAGGGACACCACCAGGAGAGATAAAACAGTCCCACATTGAATTTGTAGAGGATACAACATTCCAGA AGCAGTTAGATGTTGTGTTTGGACCCAAAAGTTTGGAATACACATTGTCTCTGTGCCGAGGACATTTTGAATATCTGGTGCGGTTACCTGACCAGCTACTCCTTAACATCCTTTCATACCTGCCCCTCCAGGATATCGGTCACATCAGCCAAACTTCAAGCAGGTTTAGGAAG ctGTGTAACTCAGATGAGTTTTGGAAAAAGACCATGCTGAGTTATTTTGACGTGATAACTGAAGACATGGAGTTGCTGGTAAAGGCCATGGGCTGGAAGAAGCTCTTCATGTTTTACTACAGTCAAGAACATGAATGCAATGTGACCTGTCTGACAGAAAATAAACCCAATCCTGCTGCATCTCCATGA